From the genome of Scytonema hofmannii PCC 7110, one region includes:
- a CDS encoding glycosyltransferase, translating into MSRIVLTTIRSFGDIHPKIAIALGLRKRGHDIVFTTHEEYQSKIVHTP; encoded by the coding sequence ATGAGTAGAATTGTTTTAACAACCATCCGCTCTTTTGGTGACATACATCCCAAAATTGCGATCGCCCTCGGATTAAGAAAACGCGGTCATGATATAGTATTTACCACCCACGAAGAATATCAATCCAAAATCGTGCATACTCCGTAA
- a CDS encoding gamma-glutamyl-gamma-aminobutyrate hydrolase family protein, producing the protein MVRTKRPLICIIAKGRKEEPPFSITETYLDAVNSAGGEPVLMPSVMTDPESFLEYVDGFIVPGGGDVEPELYNGLPHPTIYGVDPGRDRFEIKSIHFAIDKGLPSLFICRGMQIAIAAFGGDLIPHIPDEYGTPDEYGTLVRHRLDLPSKKWHPTEHVVNITTTDSRLAKVIQKTEISTVSCHHQAVRTIPPDWRAVAKAPDGIIEAVEHLYHPWAIGVQWHPELSINDSASQRLFEAFIEATYIRRAGGLVPSQSVEASTTWYEL; encoded by the coding sequence GTGGTAAGAACTAAAAGACCATTAATTTGCATTATAGCTAAAGGGCGCAAGGAAGAACCACCCTTTTCTATAACAGAAACTTATCTAGATGCTGTTAATTCAGCAGGTGGTGAGCCAGTTCTGATGCCTTCAGTGATGACCGATCCAGAATCCTTTCTAGAATATGTAGATGGTTTTATAGTTCCAGGAGGAGGAGATGTTGAACCTGAACTATACAATGGTCTTCCTCATCCTACTATTTATGGAGTTGACCCAGGACGCGATCGCTTTGAAATAAAGTCTATACATTTTGCAATTGATAAAGGCTTGCCATCTCTGTTTATTTGTCGAGGTATGCAAATTGCCATAGCGGCATTTGGCGGAGACCTGATTCCTCATATACCAGACGAGTATGGAACACCAGATGAGTATGGAACATTAGTTCGTCACAGGCTAGATCTACCCTCCAAGAAGTGGCATCCAACTGAACACGTGGTGAACATCACCACAACAGATAGTCGGTTGGCTAAAGTCATTCAAAAAACTGAAATATCTACCGTTTCATGTCACCACCAGGCAGTAAGAACAATACCACCGGATTGGCGTGCTGTAGCAAAAGCACCTGATGGAATTATTGAAGCAGTAGAACATTTATACCATCCTTGGGCTATTGGAGTTCAATGGCACCCAGAGCTTTCCATCAACGATTCTGCTAGTCAACGCCTCTTTGAGGCTTTCATTGAAGCAACGTATATCAGAAGGGCTGGCGGTTTAGTCCCAAGCCAGTCTGTCGAAGCATCAACAACTTGGTATGAACTCTAA
- a CDS encoding class I SAM-dependent methyltransferase: MNNNDISLRYRDGVSYDRYQSQRSKVGRTTTQNQDADFYSHLADGLGKNLSVLLAGGGTGRIAKPLIEHGHRPTILDNSLDMLDQARKKFPVLELIQADIRSFDLERNFELIVAHFDLLNHLLTLEDVESCFHCFRNHLASNGRFAFDVVNPNLGFFLSCLDRGKMFDSAYHDPYGNGSIVVTQIRDYDYSRQVLKLRKHYRYIDLDKEIIEDIEFRCYGPQELIALLKYNGFDVEQLYGDFQRGNFSSDSKKIIVVCQKK; this comes from the coding sequence ATGAATAACAATGACATATCACTCCGCTACAGAGATGGTGTCTCCTACGACCGATATCAATCGCAAAGGAGTAAGGTGGGGCGAACGACTACGCAAAATCAAGATGCCGACTTTTATAGCCACTTGGCTGATGGGCTAGGTAAAAATCTGAGTGTTCTATTGGCAGGGGGCGGCACTGGCAGGATCGCTAAACCTCTAATTGAGCATGGGCATAGACCAACAATTCTTGATAACTCCCTAGATATGTTAGATCAAGCAAGAAAAAAATTCCCCGTTCTAGAACTTATTCAAGCGGATATCCGAAGTTTTGATCTGGAGAGGAATTTTGAGTTGATTGTTGCCCATTTTGATCTCCTTAATCACTTGCTGACTTTAGAAGATGTTGAATCTTGCTTTCACTGTTTTAGAAATCATTTAGCATCCAATGGGAGATTTGCTTTTGATGTCGTTAATCCAAATCTCGGTTTTTTTCTATCTTGCCTCGATCGGGGTAAAATGTTCGATTCAGCGTACCACGACCCATATGGAAATGGATCAATCGTTGTCACGCAAATTAGAGATTATGACTACTCTCGTCAAGTTCTCAAACTTCGCAAACACTATCGGTATATCGACCTTGACAAAGAAATTATTGAAGACATTGAATTCCGCTGTTACGGACCACAAGAACTCATAGCCCTATTGAAATATAACGGGTTTGATGTTGAACAACTATACGGTGATTTTCAGCGAGGAAACTTCTCATCTGACTCAAAAAAAATCATTGTTGTATGTCAGAAGAAGTGA
- a CDS encoding ThiF family adenylyltransferase, with protein MRYQNKLAEYSLHIPPKMWQEFRQNMLDCRNFNEEVIGFFFCKPHHVSKRKIRYIPKAWVVPSQDCYEIQSVGGLVLTQQFHFYLLKQYLKEGLHVVHIHTHVGEMIPEFSSVDDYYESEYSRFLAQNFPKKPRLISGVFNQSLQQCKFRIWDRKGKKFSSIKFSHDYLEMTDFLGENLEEHGVTPTIQNNGTINMTQPIFNNRNLMFTRQKIFGDTCQKQLSELKVSLIGCGGIGSIFAELLGRLGVKNWILIDRDRIETVNLNRMPGATQKMVEERWKKVDYVKHLIKKIYQTGSCVTTIPTSIDSETAKAAIATSDLIVVATDNHLSRKIAQELALEYMHPLICLGTHIDINQCDRKPRMFCRVTIPPLGGGWCLMCGNIISLQKAAVESAPMQINQMVANAGYLEGVNDPAVFWLNSICASTAVGIIHGMVSGFLNVDAGLDWVYEFPNSVWHQTNTEYLETPDCYFCSYFDASTAKSEEFSSESDVENMDYWL; from the coding sequence ATGAGATATCAAAATAAACTAGCAGAATATTCCTTACATATACCGCCAAAAATGTGGCAAGAATTCCGTCAAAATATGTTAGATTGCCGAAATTTCAATGAAGAAGTGATTGGTTTCTTCTTCTGCAAACCTCATCACGTATCCAAGAGAAAAATTCGCTATATTCCCAAAGCTTGGGTTGTTCCTTCTCAAGATTGCTATGAGATACAATCTGTAGGTGGATTGGTTTTAACACAACAATTTCATTTCTACTTATTAAAACAGTATCTCAAAGAAGGATTGCATGTCGTTCATATCCATACCCACGTTGGCGAGATGATACCCGAATTCTCTTCCGTTGATGATTATTATGAATCGGAATATTCTCGATTTCTGGCTCAGAATTTCCCCAAAAAACCTCGTTTGATTTCTGGAGTATTTAATCAGTCATTACAACAATGTAAATTCCGTATCTGGGACAGAAAAGGGAAAAAGTTTTCTAGTATAAAGTTTTCTCATGACTACCTGGAAATGACGGATTTTCTTGGAGAAAATCTTGAAGAGCATGGCGTTACACCAACAATCCAAAATAATGGCACAATAAATATGACACAGCCCATATTCAACAATCGCAATTTAATGTTTACCAGGCAGAAAATATTTGGCGATACCTGTCAAAAACAACTCAGCGAACTCAAAGTTAGTCTCATTGGGTGTGGAGGAATAGGCTCAATCTTTGCAGAATTATTAGGGCGATTAGGTGTTAAAAATTGGATATTAATTGACCGCGATCGCATAGAAACAGTCAATCTCAATCGAATGCCTGGAGCCACTCAAAAAATGGTTGAGGAGCGATGGAAAAAAGTTGACTATGTGAAACATTTAATCAAAAAAATTTATCAGACAGGTTCCTGTGTAACTACAATACCAACATCAATCGATAGTGAAACAGCCAAAGCAGCAATAGCTACATCAGATTTAATCGTAGTTGCAACAGATAATCATCTTTCTCGCAAAATAGCCCAAGAATTAGCATTAGAATATATGCATCCGCTCATTTGCCTTGGCACTCACATAGATATTAATCAATGCGATCGCAAACCGCGAATGTTTTGTCGTGTCACCATTCCTCCTTTAGGAGGTGGTTGGTGCTTGATGTGTGGCAATATTATTAGCCTGCAAAAAGCAGCCGTGGAATCTGCACCAATGCAAATCAATCAAATGGTTGCAAACGCAGGTTATTTAGAGGGAGTAAACGACCCAGCAGTATTTTGGTTAAATAGTATTTGTGCCAGTACCGCAGTAGGTATCATCCATGGGATGGTAAGCGGTTTTCTCAATGTAGACGCGGGACTTGATTGGGTTTACGAGTTTCCCAATTCTGTTTGGCATCAGACCAATACGGAGTATTTAGAAACACCTGATTGTTATTTTTGTTCTTACTTTGATGCTTCTACAGCAAAGAGTGAAGAATTCTCCAGTGAAAGCGATGTTGAAAATATGGACTATTGGCTATAG
- a CDS encoding E2/UBC family protein, with translation MTITVSKDKSEFQPTSRLIEELKLLEKAAKNIVVGTKTIENVKYTAILVKGMPLSSQKFTVSNTDVLFLLPPEYPQLPPIGCYLNYPWNTTGEGDHHFTRQSYYGAPFLSDEGWYWYCVGLGGGFNREVWLNSWKPTQQVDKGHNLATLFVTARHAINTDD, from the coding sequence ATGACAATTACAGTCAGTAAAGACAAATCTGAATTTCAACCAACTTCAAGGTTGATAGAAGAACTCAAACTTTTAGAAAAAGCAGCAAAAAATATTGTCGTTGGAACTAAAACAATTGAAAATGTCAAATACACGGCTATTTTAGTCAAAGGAATGCCCTTATCTTCCCAGAAGTTTACAGTTTCTAATACTGACGTTTTGTTTTTATTGCCACCAGAATACCCCCAATTACCTCCCATTGGTTGCTATCTCAATTACCCTTGGAACACAACCGGAGAAGGAGACCATCACTTCACAAGACAAAGCTATTATGGAGCGCCTTTTTTAAGTGATGAAGGATGGTATTGGTATTGTGTGGGATTAGGAGGAGGATTTAATCGAGAAGTATGGTTGAACTCATGGAAACCAACTCAGCAAGTTGATAAAGGGCATAACCTTGCAACGCTATTTGTAACAGCACGTCATGCAATTAATACCGATGACTAG
- a CDS encoding NYN domain-containing protein, translating into MLTTRRVLIFADSDNTYLAAQSFNRKIDWQKICHYLADPKEGRELIEMVIYVGLPPARERFEEQRKTKEKFVYWARNNGFLVVTKEGKVKGEDYESNIDIVMAMDAIELALEVKPDIVVLVTGDSDFAYLAEKLRRRGMRVEVASVEQSLGNELKNAANSIVDLIEVFDSFNPQNSSQTFHRIGNTSIFD; encoded by the coding sequence ATGCTAACAACTCGTCGTGTCCTGATTTTTGCAGATAGCGATAACACTTACTTAGCAGCACAAAGCTTCAATAGAAAAATAGACTGGCAAAAAATTTGTCACTATCTCGCCGATCCAAAAGAAGGTAGAGAATTGATAGAGATGGTGATTTATGTAGGGTTACCTCCAGCCAGAGAAAGATTTGAAGAACAGCGAAAAACGAAAGAAAAATTTGTTTACTGGGCTAGAAATAATGGCTTTTTAGTCGTCACAAAAGAAGGAAAGGTTAAAGGAGAGGATTATGAAAGTAACATTGATATCGTAATGGCAATGGATGCGATTGAATTAGCTTTAGAAGTAAAACCCGATATCGTTGTATTGGTGACTGGAGATTCAGATTTTGCTTATTTAGCCGAAAAATTGAGAAGAAGAGGAATGCGAGTTGAAGTTGCATCAGTTGAACAATCGTTAGGTAACGAGTTAAAAAACGCGGCTAATAGTATTGTCGATTTAATCGAGGTATTTGATTCATTTAACCCTCAAAATAGCAGCCAAACTTTTCACAGAATTGGTAACACCAGCATATTTGATTAA
- the tumA gene encoding antitoxin TumA, which yields MRKQTIQYTSPLDALVAVAKRLSLYENKQKMNSEEFFNQYNQGLLSDDALFIEWANDYRHYLALHQELEQRLNYVA from the coding sequence ATGCGTAAACAGACTATTCAGTATACATCACCATTAGATGCCTTAGTTGCTGTTGCCAAGCGATTGAGCTTGTATGAAAACAAACAAAAAATGAACTCTGAAGAATTCTTTAACCAATATAATCAAGGATTATTGTCAGATGATGCCCTATTTATAGAATGGGCAAATGATTACCGTCATTACCTAGCTTTGCATCAGGAACTAGAGCAACGACTCAATTATGTTGCCTAA
- a CDS encoding TnsA endonuclease N-terminal domain-containing protein — protein MLSDLEFNDWCHYVNLPQAARQVISQIRESQPIRRVKSSGINVRGDYASRKMAKTIQFESHSVELPGVEEYEEDSDVLEYYDQPYQITLEFLSNNGQIVKASHIPDFFVIRNKSAGFEEWKPETRLEKLAAKQPQRYIRTEDGQWRNLPAVAYAEKLGLYYRIRLDTEIDWIRYRNRLFLKAYNDSSYEISPEIAENLVAVVSLNPGITYWQLLDDKQANADDINALIATQKIYLNLSAAPLAEPERVHLFQNKETAVAYSQMVKSQPKDVAVDVWDFGKITSVSSSHNQLRITPKGMEIFLRASPEELAQANQKYQVIEPLLNGCPRDNKTVASRTIYRWKAKFKAAQIAYNCGYIFYFAIYI, from the coding sequence ATGTTGAGTGACCTTGAGTTCAATGATTGGTGTCACTACGTGAATTTACCACAAGCGGCTCGGCAAGTCATCTCCCAAATCCGCGAGTCTCAACCAATCCGGCGAGTGAAGAGTAGCGGGATTAATGTTAGAGGCGACTACGCCAGTCGAAAAATGGCAAAAACCATCCAATTCGAGTCGCATTCTGTCGAATTACCAGGTGTAGAAGAGTATGAAGAAGATTCAGATGTCCTGGAATACTACGACCAACCTTATCAAATAACTCTAGAATTTTTATCAAACAATGGGCAAATAGTGAAAGCTTCGCATATACCGGACTTTTTTGTGATTCGGAACAAGAGCGCCGGTTTTGAAGAGTGGAAACCAGAAACAAGATTAGAGAAATTAGCCGCTAAACAACCACAGCGCTATATTCGTACAGAAGATGGGCAATGGCGTAATCTACCAGCAGTTGCCTATGCAGAAAAATTAGGTTTATACTACCGAATCCGTTTAGACACAGAAATTGATTGGATTAGATACAGAAATCGACTATTTCTCAAAGCTTATAACGATAGCAGTTACGAAATTTCACCAGAAATAGCCGAGAATTTAGTAGCAGTAGTCAGTTTAAATCCTGGCATAACTTATTGGCAACTTCTGGATGATAAACAGGCTAATGCTGACGACATAAATGCTTTGATAGCCACTCAAAAAATTTACCTGAACTTGAGCGCGGCTCCCTTAGCAGAACCAGAAAGAGTACATCTTTTTCAGAACAAAGAAACTGCAGTAGCTTATAGTCAAATGGTGAAGTCTCAGCCCAAGGATGTGGCTGTAGATGTCTGGGATTTTGGCAAGATTACAAGCGTGTCTTCATCTCACAATCAATTAAGAATCACGCCCAAAGGAATGGAGATATTTCTCAGAGCTAGTCCTGAAGAATTAGCACAAGCCAACCAAAAATATCAAGTGATTGAACCATTACTCAATGGCTGTCCAAGGGATAACAAAACTGTTGCATCACGTACTATTTATAGATGGAAAGCTAAGTTTAAAGCCGCTCAAATTGCCTACAACTGCGGTTATATTTTTTACTTTGCCATCTACATCTAA
- a CDS encoding Mu transposase C-terminal domain-containing protein yields MPSTSKGTAKVQPSRGVKINYLYYWSTDDSFLRPEIEGTNVPIRYDPFDVGTAYAYVKGHWVRCISEYYKSFQNRSEREVNIASTQLRRKRQKHAQRVTLSAKEKATYLEGIEAQEALLIQRLHDLAHQDVCALIEGKLTQENPQNFRKSLEKNNGELSEDNQPVKVSATPSIDFNEIEAYSRSELW; encoded by the coding sequence TTGCCATCTACATCTAAGGGAACAGCAAAAGTTCAACCAAGCAGAGGTGTGAAAATTAATTATCTCTATTATTGGTCAACTGATGATTCGTTCCTAAGACCAGAAATTGAAGGAACTAATGTACCGATTCGCTACGACCCTTTTGACGTAGGAACTGCTTATGCTTACGTTAAAGGTCATTGGGTGCGCTGTATCTCTGAATATTACAAATCTTTTCAAAATCGTTCGGAGCGAGAAGTAAACATAGCTAGTACCCAATTACGTCGAAAAAGACAAAAACACGCTCAAAGGGTTACGCTCTCTGCCAAAGAAAAAGCTACTTATTTAGAAGGAATTGAAGCCCAAGAAGCTTTGTTAATACAACGCTTGCATGATTTAGCACATCAAGATGTCTGCGCTTTGATTGAGGGGAAGTTAACTCAAGAAAATCCTCAGAATTTTCGGAAGAGTTTAGAGAAAAATAATGGAGAGCTATCCGAAGATAATCAACCCGTAAAAGTATCAGCAACCCCATCAATAGATTTCAACGAAATAGAAGCTTACAGTAGGTCGGAATTATGGTGA
- a CDS encoding ATP-binding protein has translation MVRTQTRSFPDELLLQSNETKTNYFKNITIPHKRLKEALDVLLINILEPADTLVFLVFGVTGVGKTTLRLRLEKMLLSEFLPSLRQNPGQIAVAGIEAIPASGGKFSYKDYYTRVLEALNEVLIEYKVDYGFTGDEGNDLGLLNRAYRQDAFALRRAMEKVFRHRQLKAFTVDEAQHLLMMAGGHQMLQQMNWIKSIANLTGTVHILFGTYELLNCPTLNGQVGRRSEDIHLSPYQADNPEDMTEFLRVIRTFQHHIPLAQEPKLEQHYEYLFSGSVGCVGLLKNWLTRSLRVALAEEARTLNTKHLKVGAFSASRINKIKEEAEQGFRRFREETSFVEQQYLTEYGTKMRVGNRVSKKGRVGQRKPKRDTVGVNPDDI, from the coding sequence ATGGTGAGAACACAGACACGCTCTTTTCCAGATGAACTCCTCTTACAGTCGAACGAAACCAAGACTAATTACTTCAAAAATATTACTATTCCCCATAAACGACTCAAAGAAGCTTTGGATGTTTTATTAATTAATATTCTAGAGCCAGCCGACACATTAGTCTTTTTAGTTTTTGGTGTGACTGGCGTAGGAAAAACAACGTTACGCTTACGTCTTGAAAAGATGCTCCTCTCGGAATTCCTCCCTTCATTACGCCAAAACCCCGGTCAAATTGCTGTTGCAGGTATTGAAGCTATTCCTGCATCTGGTGGGAAGTTTAGTTATAAGGATTATTACACTCGTGTCCTAGAAGCTCTCAATGAAGTTTTGATTGAATACAAAGTTGATTATGGATTTACTGGAGATGAGGGAAATGATTTGGGCTTGCTAAATCGGGCTTATCGCCAAGATGCATTTGCATTACGCCGAGCAATGGAAAAAGTATTTCGTCACCGTCAGCTCAAAGCTTTTACTGTAGACGAGGCGCAGCATTTATTGATGATGGCTGGTGGACACCAAATGTTACAGCAAATGAACTGGATTAAGTCCATTGCTAATCTTACTGGTACAGTGCATATCCTATTTGGCACTTATGAACTGCTTAACTGTCCTACTCTGAATGGACAGGTAGGACGACGTAGCGAGGATATCCACCTCTCACCTTATCAAGCTGATAACCCAGAAGATATGACTGAATTTCTCAGAGTTATTAGAACTTTTCAACACCATATTCCCCTTGCACAAGAACCAAAATTAGAACAACACTACGAGTATCTTTTTTCTGGCTCAGTTGGCTGTGTGGGACTCTTGAAGAATTGGTTGACTCGCTCTCTGAGGGTCGCTTTAGCAGAAGAAGCTCGTACTCTCAATACTAAACATCTTAAAGTAGGTGCTTTTTCTGCATCCCGTATCAACAAAATTAAGGAAGAAGCAGAACAGGGATTTAGACGCTTCCGAGAAGAAACAAGTTTTGTTGAGCAGCAATATTTAACAGAATACGGCACAAAAATGCGAGTCGGAAATCGTGTATCTAAAAAAGGTCGTGTTGGACAAAGAAAACCCAAACGAGATACTGTAGGGGTGAATCCAGATGATATTTAA
- a CDS encoding TniQ family protein: MIFNTALNDELWIQETQFIPSPSRLFHLEPIGIGTSYVESLTSYVARLAEAHSVPSGTLLAREVRPLVRHDNATNSLNSSSTVALYGQASVKALNGTQSGAKQLVKALEALTKRTDLQFLTMLPWAQVFPVLGLLKDFHAWCPYCYQEWLNNKQVIYSPLLWALKAVKICPNHLQFLESKCPHCEQEFLPLWHNSRPGFCLKCGRWLGIKPEMNDQHKHLFEETTNSQQEIWKVQTLGELIQLAPEFSHPPLRETIKTMLKAYVHQYTQGNVSAFGRWLGLSRYEILHWYSGVAIPNLDKLLKICYILETTLVNFLQLKLVPISPNKLASLEANEPIKLTQPALVTSKNTPKPEQVIQAMQLALEEEPPPSLTQLAVRLGFKTYSSLTAISKSLSASIAARYTEYQQQLRHSQIRDLLELSLFGSESPPPSLRKIALRTGIGLATFYHYCPTLCHAISLRYKDYRKFLHKLSIQQGCREVRQLAPVLHAQGITPTAKNLRKFMQNPSSLWHSEVIEVLKQVRRNLE; this comes from the coding sequence ATGATATTTAACACAGCACTTAACGATGAATTATGGATTCAAGAAACACAATTTATCCCCAGCCCTAGCCGTTTGTTTCATCTAGAACCAATTGGTATAGGCACAAGTTATGTTGAGAGTCTGACTAGTTATGTTGCTCGTCTAGCCGAAGCTCACAGTGTACCAAGTGGAACTTTATTAGCTAGAGAGGTAAGACCACTAGTCAGACATGACAATGCTACCAATTCCTTGAATTCCTCAAGCACAGTAGCTTTGTATGGGCAAGCTTCTGTAAAAGCTTTAAACGGAACTCAAAGTGGAGCCAAACAACTTGTTAAAGCTCTCGAAGCACTTACAAAACGCACTGACTTACAGTTTTTGACAATGCTACCTTGGGCACAAGTCTTTCCTGTTTTGGGGTTGCTCAAAGATTTTCATGCTTGGTGTCCTTATTGCTATCAAGAGTGGTTGAACAATAAACAGGTCATTTATTCACCTCTACTGTGGGCTTTGAAAGCTGTCAAAATTTGTCCAAATCATCTTCAATTTTTAGAATCTAAATGTCCCCACTGTGAACAAGAATTTTTACCTCTATGGCACAATTCCCGACCTGGATTTTGCTTAAAGTGTGGTCGCTGGTTAGGAATTAAGCCGGAAATGAACGACCAACACAAGCACTTGTTTGAGGAGACAACCAACTCCCAACAAGAAATTTGGAAAGTTCAGACTTTAGGAGAATTAATTCAATTAGCTCCTGAGTTTTCCCATCCACCTTTGAGAGAGACTATTAAAACAATGCTCAAGGCTTATGTACATCAATATACTCAGGGCAATGTTTCCGCTTTTGGTCGTTGGTTGGGACTATCGAGATATGAAATCCTACATTGGTATTCAGGTGTAGCCATCCCCAATTTGGATAAACTCCTAAAAATTTGTTACATATTGGAAACAACTCTTGTCAATTTTCTCCAGCTTAAACTAGTACCGATTTCTCCTAATAAACTAGCTTCTTTAGAAGCTAATGAGCCGATAAAATTAACACAACCTGCTCTAGTTACTTCTAAAAATACTCCCAAGCCCGAACAAGTTATTCAAGCGATGCAACTAGCTTTAGAAGAGGAACCACCTCCTTCTTTAACTCAGTTAGCTGTTCGTTTAGGATTCAAAACTTATAGTAGTTTAACCGCCATTTCAAAATCTTTATCAGCATCTATTGCTGCTAGATATACTGAATATCAGCAACAGTTAAGGCACTCACAGATCCGCGATTTACTCGAATTGTCTCTTTTTGGCTCGGAGTCTCCACCACCTTCTCTGAGAAAAATAGCTCTTAGGACTGGGATTGGTCTGGCAACTTTTTACCACTATTGCCCTACTTTGTGCCATGCTATTTCTTTGCGCTACAAAGATTACCGAAAATTTCTTCATAAACTATCAATTCAGCAGGGTTGTCGAGAAGTCAGGCAACTAGCTCCAGTGCTTCATGCACAAGGCATTACTCCCACTGCTAAAAATCTGCGAAAATTTATGCAGAATCCCTCTTCATTGTGGCACTCTGAAGTCATTGAGGTTTTAAAACAGGTAAGACGCAATCTTGAATAG